One Silene latifolia isolate original U9 population chromosome 4, ASM4854445v1, whole genome shotgun sequence DNA segment encodes these proteins:
- the LOC141653334 gene encoding CASP-like protein 1F2 — protein sequence MSLTMGEYEDESKQEEKHEHNLVYLGQIGLRVTALGTSLAASCLTFTNKENALVYDVPMDAKYSYSSAFKFFAFATAVASGFALLSLILTLILRWKATLKGNHHFLFFLHDLVMTMLMVGGTAGATAIGYVAKYGNDHAGWVPICDSFHKFCHKATLAIILAFLAFFSFLILTLISAIQSRYHISTAPPS from the exons ATGTCCTTAACAATGGGGGAATACGAAGATGAAAGCAAACAAGAAGAAAAGCATGAACATAATTTGGTTTACTTAGGCCAAATTGGTTTAAGAGTAACTGCCCTTGGGACTTCACTTGCAGCTTCTTGTCTTACATTTACTAATAAGGAAAACGCGCTCGTCTACGATGTCCCCATGGATGCCAAATATAGCTACTCCTCTGCTTTCAA GTTTTTTGCATTTGCAACGGCAGTTGCAAGTGGATTTGCTCTTCTTTCATTGATCTTGACACTCATCTTGCGTTGGAAGGCAACATTGAAAGGCAACCACCATTTCTTGTTTTTCCTACATGATTTG GTAATGACAATGCTAATGGTAGGAGGAACAGCAGGAGCAACAGCAATAGGGTACGTAGCAAAATATGGGAATGACCATGCAGGTTGGGTGCCTATTTGTGACAGTTTCCATAAATTCTGTCATAAGGCTACTCTTGCTATTATACTTGCTTTCTTGGCTTTCTTCTCCTTCTTAATTCTTACCCTCATTTCTGCTATCCAATCGAGATATCACATTTCTACCGCACCCCCAAGTTAA